From Nicotiana tabacum cultivar K326 chromosome 22, ASM71507v2, whole genome shotgun sequence, one genomic window encodes:
- the LOC107760642 gene encoding putative transcription factor PosF21 yields the protein MDKDKSSSHAVGSLPPFGRYSLFSPPGGSSNAKLEQSGLANLPPLGPGNASESGHFGHGLSADSSRFSHDISRMPDNPPKKFGHRRAHSEILTLPDDISFDSDLGVVGGLDGPSLSDETEEDFLSMYLDMDKFNSSSVSSDFQVGESSSSAAAASGSLQIPAMASAASGSDNLGPTVSAKPRVRHQHSQSMDGSTTIKPEMLMSGVDEASPLETKKATSAAKLAELALVDPKRAKRIWANRQSAARSKERKMRYITELERKVQTLQTETTTLSAQLTLLQRDTNGLTAENSELKLRLQTMEQQVHLQDALNDALKEEIQHLKVLTGQGIANGGPMMNFPTSFGGNQQFYSNNHAMHTLLAAQQLQQLQIHSHKQQHQFQQHQLHQFQQQQQLQHQQQLQEQLHQAGDMNSRSSLSSPQNDNASDTSAISKD from the exons ATGGATAAGGATAAGTCTTCAAGCCATGCAGTAGGTTCATTGCCTCCATTCGGGAGATACTCATTGTTTTCACCTCCTGGGGGTAGTTCCAATGCAAAGTTGGAACAATCTGGATTAGCTAATTTACCTCCCTTAGGACCTGGAAATGCTTCAGAATCAGGTCATTTTGGTCATGGTTTGTCGGCTGATTCTAGCCGATTTAGTCATGATATAAGCCGAATGCCTGATAACCCGCCTAAGAAATTTGGTCATCGGCGTGCCCACTCGGAGATTCTTACTCTTCCTGATGATATCAGCTTTGATAGTGATCTTGGTGTTGTTGGTGGACTGGATGGACCGTCTCTGTCGGATGAGACTGAGGAGGACTTCCTCTCAATGTACCTTGACATGGATAAGTTTAATTCTTCATCTGTGTCTTCTGACTTTCAAGTGGGCGAGTCTTCTTCTTCGGCAGCTGCAGCTTCAGGTTCATTGCAAATTCCAGCAATGGCTTCAGCAGCTTCAGGGTCAGATAATTTGGGCCCCACTGTTAGCGCGAAGCCAAGGGTTAGACATCAGCATAGCCAGTCCATGGATGGTTCAACTACAATCAAGCCGGAGATGCTTATGTCAGGTGTAGACGAGGCATCTCCACTTGAAACTAAGAAAGCAACGTCTGCAGCGAAGCTTGCTGAACTCGCTCTGGTTGATCCAAAACGTGCCAAGCG GATTTGGGCCAACAGGCAGTCAGCTGCAAGATCAAAGGAAAGGAAAATGAGGTATATAACAGAACTTGAGAGAAAAGTGCAGACTTTGCAAACAGAAACAACTACTTTGTCTGCTCAGTTGACCCTATTGCAG AGGGATACAAATGGTCTGACTGCTGAAAACAGTGAACTTAAACTGCGTTTACAAACAATGGAACAACAGGTGCACTTGCAAGATG CATTGAATGACGCTCTAAAGGAGGAGATACAGCATCTGAAAGTGCTAACTGGACAAGGCATTGCAAATGGCGGACCTATGATGAACTTCCCAACATCCTTCGGAGGCAATCAGCAATTTTACTCTAACAACCATGCGATGCATACGTTGTTGGCTGCGCAACAGCTTCAGCAGCTCCAGATACATTCTCATAAGCAACAACACCAGTTTCAGCAACATCAGCTCCACCAGtttcagcagcagcaacagttgCAACACCAGCAACAACTGCAAGAACAACTGCACCAAGCAGGAGATATGAATTCGAGAAGTTCACTGTCATCTCCTCAAAATGACAATGCTTCTGATACTAGTGCTATATCAAAGGATTGA
- the LOC107760643 gene encoding protein ENHANCED DISEASE RESISTANCE 2-like produces MANLDGDDEPEWIKRVKSEGAVPLLDPDDCSNGWASPPGNGFMVRGPEYFSTKVKVRGGEFLLKPLGFDWIKGPKKISGLLNSPAHRIRRALQEENPTGHKPFIWVFNLQVPSKENYSAVAYFVGLEPVPEGSLMEQFLKGDDAFRTRRLKLIANIVKGPWIVRKAVGEQAICVIGRALTCNYCIADDFIEVDIDIGSSVIANAIVHLAFNYLSSLTVDLAFLIESQAQPELPERILGAVRFSELKTTSARPVEMPSDGNMGELPPSFSSRLWKSFGHSFSHRVQTDTQDGSSSSSHVEGAVDNGMFEEDTKK; encoded by the exons ATGGCCAATCTTGATGGCGATGATGAACCTGAATGGATAAAGAGGGTGAAATCAGAAGGTGCCGTTCCCCTTCTGGACCCAGATGACTGCTCAAATGGTTGGGCTTCTCCACCGGGGAACGGTTTCATGGTAAGAGGTCCAGAATACTTTTCAACAAAGGTTAAAGTTCGTGGGGGGGAATTTCTTCTAAAACCTCTTGGTTTTGACTGGATTAAAGGTCCCAAAAAGATTTCTGGTCTCCTGAATAGTCCAGCACACCGTATCAGGAGGGCTCTTCAAGAGGAAAATCCAACTGGTCACAAGCCCTTTATTTGGGTTTTCAACTTGCAAGTTCCTAGTAAGGAAAATTATAGTGCCGTTGCATATTTTGTGGGTCTTGAGCCTGTCCCCGAAGGGTCTTTAATGGAGCAGTTCTTGAAAGGGGATGATGCATTTAGAACTAGAAGGCTTAAATTGATAGCAAATATTGTTAAAGGACCTTGGATTGTAAGAAAGGCAGTTGGGGAGCAAGCTATATGCGTAATTGGTCGTGCGCTGACTTGCAACTACTGTATAGCAGACGACTTCATAGAAGTAGATATTGATATTGGATCTTCTGTGATAGCAAATGCAATTGTTCATCTCGCATTTAATTATCTATCATCTCTTACTGTTGATTTAGCTTTCCTTATTGAGAGTCAAGCTCAACCAGAACTACCAGAACGGATTTTAGGAGCTGTAAGATTTTCAGAGCTGAAAACCACTTCAGCAAGGCCAGTTGAAATGCCATCTGATGGGAACATGGGAGAGTTGCCGCCTTCTTTCTCTTCAAGGTTATGGAAGTCGTTTGGGCACAGTTTCTCCCACCGTGTTCAGACAGATACTCAAGATGGTAGCTCCAGCTCATCACATGTAGAGGGGGCTGTTGATAATGGGATGTTCGAAGAAGATACAAAAAAATG A
- the LOC107760645 gene encoding RHOMBOID-like protein 13, whose protein sequence is MGKPLFYEILEKPATSCVIGICSAIWFYIQKSNIGYSHVGMSYETAVEGHHWRIITSAFSHISVLHLVFNMSALWSLGVVEQLGDIGLGVEYYLHYTLVLVLLSGMLVVAMYHILIQKFKLEYFRRVTAVGYSCVVFGWMTILSVKQPSSKLNLFGFLSLPISFAPFESLIFTSIIVPQASFLGHLSGIIVGYAVGWGLIHGMNNYWAVTLLGWTVVVFVFSLKKSATFDLNFLEIEPVTDPSLPSVRFLAAGNGRTLQMSTLADTGSNLV, encoded by the coding sequence ATGGGGAAACCATTATTTTATGAGATATTGGAAAAGCCAGCAACGAGTTGTGTGATTGGAATATGCAGTGCAATTTGGTTCTATATTCAGAAATCAAATATTGGTTATTCACATGTTGGTATGAGTTATGAAACTGCTGTGGAAGGTCATCATTGGAGGATAATAACATCAGCGTTTTCGCATATTAGTGTGCTTCATCTTGTTTTTAATATGAGTGCACTTTGGAGTCTTGGAGTTGTTGAACAATTGGGAGATATAGGTCTTGGGGTAGAGTACTATCTTCATTATACATTGGTTTTGGTTCTTCTTTCGGGCATGCTTGTCGTAGCAATGTACCATATTTTGATTCAGAAATTTAAGCTTGAGTATTTTCGAAGAGTTACTGCTGTTGGATATTCTTGTGTGGTGTTTGGGTGGATGACGATTCTTTCAGTCAAGCAACCGTCGTCAAAGCTGAATCTTTTTGGTTTTCTTTCACTTCCCATCAGTTTTGCGCCATTTGAGTCACTTATATTTACTTCTATTATTGTTCCTCAAGCGAGTTTTCTTGGGCATTTATCGGGAATCATTGTTGGTTATGCTGTTGGTTGGGGTCTGATACATGGGATGAACAATTACTGGGCGGTTACACTGCTGGGATGGACTGTGGTTGTGTTTGTTTTCAGTTTGAAAAAGTCTGCTACATTTGATTTGAACTTTCTTGAGATTGAACCTGTCACCGATCCCTCTTTGCCTTCTGTACGGTTTCTTGCAGCTGGAAATGGTAGAACTTTACAGATGAGTACATTAGCAGATACTGGCTCCAATCTTGTATAG